AGGGTAACATAATGAATCTGTTTAAGTTTGTTAGCAGAGGTTATCGGAAAGAAAAAGCCATAGCGTAGAGGTAAAACAGCTAATAAACCGAAAGAAGAAACTTATAAAAATTATTCAACAGAGCAGGGACACCCCGAATAATCGGGAGTCCCTCGTAGGGGGGCCGTGGAACGATTTTCTTGAATATGGAAGATAAACCGTTAGAGCAGGATGAACACCGTAATTTCAAGCGCTACAGTATCGACGGGCTGGCCGTCCGCTCGGAAGAAAAGCACGTCCTGGGGCTTTTTAAGACCACCCCTAAAAAGCATATGGTACTGGATATTTCCAAAGGCGGAATACATTTTATCAGCCGGGAGAAATTCAAGATGGCCCAGGAGTTCTCCCTGGAAATTACCGGTAAACTGTTAAAGGACGCCCCTATCAAGGCGCAAGGCAAAATCATCCGCATAAAAGAGTTTCCCGGAATGACCGCTTTCGCAATCGGCGCGGAATTTACCGCAATGGACGACGAAAACAAAGAACGGTTGAAAATGCTGATTAAAAGCGCCGCCAAAGCCAAGGGCGAGATTTCCTCATATATCGATATCAACGCTACGCAAAAGTAAAAGTTCAATTGTTCATCAGTTCAACAGCTCAATAGTTCATGAGTTTTTATTGCCATAGATACCATATTATTTTAAAATGGCAGCCATGGAATTTATTTCCTTTGACCTTGAAACCACCGGTTTATACCCGATAAGGGACAGGATTATCGAAATCGGCGCGGTGAGATTTAGTGGCAATAAAATATTAGGCAAGCTTGAAACATTTGTCAACCCGGGAATGCCCATCCCTCCCGAACTCACCGCCAATGTCCACGGGATTACGGACGAGATGGTCGCCAACGCGCCGGGGGAACGCGACGCGGTGGAAAATTTCCTCAAATTCATCGGCACGACACCACTGATTGCCCATAATATCACTTTTGATATCGGATTCGTCTCCGCGGTCGTCTGCCAGCATAAGATAAAAACCCCCAGGAATATCCTGATAGATTCCTGCGAACTTTCCCGGAGTTATATCAAGGGAGTTGCTAATCATAAACTGTCCACGCTTGCCGAGTATCTGCAAATCAAGGAGCCGACCGCGCACCGGGCGATGGCGGATTCCTTGGTCGTGATGAGATTGTTTCTGGCGTGCCTGAAACAGATGCCGCCGGACATCACGCCCGAAGGCATTGCCCAGCATATCGGACAGCTTATCAGTTTCGGGGATTATATCTTCGGCGATGTGGAACTTTTCCCGGAGCAGCAGGTCTTGGACGAAGCAGCCAAAGGTAACCTTGATGTCGAAATAGAATACAAAAACAACAACGGCGACCTTTCCCGCAGGTGGCTGAGCCCCTACACCCTCTTTACATTTAAAGGCCGGCCCTACCTGGTCGCTTACTGCCACCAGTCCGCGGAGATGCGCCAATTTCGGATAGACCGGATAGTGAATGTCTACGGCAAGCGCCCGACGAGACAGGGAAGATAACAACTCAAAATCCCGACTTTGTCGGGACGTCTCCTTGCTCCGCAGGGGCTTTCACGAGACTTTAAAGAGACTATGGTTTTAGTTACAAGTCTCTTATAAGTCCCTGTTAAAATGTATTCTCTGTTTTATTTTTATGGTTTTAGTTGCTAGCGAATCGGTAATTTGATTTTATTATACCTATCAATCAAAAAAGCAAATACCGAAAGGATGGGGAACCCACATGATGCATATAGATTTCAAGAACATTAAATCAAATATCGTCGGCCCCAACAACGGCTTGAGCGACAGCGAGCTTAACGCCTACATCAATGGCTACCAGCACATCATCCGCGATAACGAAATAGAGCAAAGAAACGGGAAGCTCAAGTTTCTGGACCTGCCGAAACAGAACGTTTCTGAAATAGAAAAACTCGCCAAGAAGTATGCCGGCAAATTCGAGAATTTCGTGGTCTTGGGGATAGGCGGCTCGGCATTAGGGGCGCGGGCGCTGCAGACGGCTTTGTGCCCTCCGTTTTACAACCTGCTTTCCGCCAAATCCAGGGGAAACAGGCCGCGCCTCTTTATCCTTGATAACGTCGACCCGGACGAGACAAACGCGTTGCTCAAACTGCTTGACCTCAAAAAGACATTGTTCAACGTAATAAGCAAATCCGGCAAGACCCCGGAAACGACCGCCGGATTCCTGTTGGCGCTGGATATCTTAAAGAAGGCATTCGGGAAGAAATACCGCGAGCACCTGATTATCACCACGGACAAGGATAAAGGCATTTTAAGAAAGTTTGCCAACGATGAAAATATAATCTCATTTGAAGTGCCGAACGGGGTGGAAGGCCGGTATTCCGTACTTTCCGCGGTCGGCCTGGTGCCGGCTGCATTCGTCGGAATTAATATTTCCAAACTCCTTAAGGGCGCGCGCAATATGGCCGAGGCCTGCCGCAAGACATCCCCGCAAGGCAACCAGGCATACCTGACCGCGTTGGTTAATTGGCTCATGGACACCAAAAAGGGCAAGAACATGCTTGTCATGATGCCTTATTCGTATGCCCTTAAGGATATTGCGGATTGGTTCAGGCAGCTCTGGGCAGAAAGCCTGGGGAAGAAAGTGGATTTGCAGGGCAAAAACGTATTTACCGGGCCAACCCCGATTAACGCCCTAGGTGTGACCGACCAGCATTCCCAGATTCAGCTTTATAACGAAGGTCCCAATAATAAACTGGTGGTATTCCTGGAAGTGGAAAAATTCCGCTCCACCGTAAAGATACCGAAGATATTCAAAGACCCTGATATGGATTTCATCCAGGGAAAAAGCTTTAACAAGCTGATAAATGCGGAAAAGAAAGGCACGGAAATAGCCCTGACCGAAAGCAAGCGTCCGAATTACACAATCAAACTGCCGAACGTTTCGGAGGAGACCGTCGGCGGGCTTATTTATTTCTGGGAACTGGTCACAGCCTATTCCGGCAAGTTATATAATGTAAACGCCTTTAACCAGCCGGGCGTGGAAGCCGGCAAAATCGCGACAAGAGAATTATTAACTAGGAAATAGAAAAGGATTTGTTTTATGTTACTGCCTCCGTTTAAGATTAAAAGCGTTGAGCCCATCTCAACCACCACCCGAGAACACCGGATAAAGAAAATAAAAGCCATCGGCTACAATCCCTTCCTCCTGCCGGCGCAGGATGTCGTCATAGACCTCCTGACCGATAGTGGCACGGGCGCCATGTCCGACCGCCAGTGGGCAGGCATTATGGCCGGGGACGAAAGCTATGCCGGAAGCGTTAATTTCCAGCATATGGCCGCGGCGGTGAAAGATATCATGGGTTTCCCTTACACCCTGCCCACCCACCAGGGACGCGGGGCGGAAAAGGTGCTTGACCGCGCCATTGTCAGGAAAGGCCAGACTATCCCGGGCAATATGCATTTTGATACGACCAAGGCGCATATCGAGGATGCGGGCGGGAGGGCCGTGGATTGCACGATTGACGCTATTTATAATCCTTATTCAACCTATCCCTTTAAAGGCAATCTGGATTTGAAAAAGCTGGAGGCGGCAATAAAGCCCAATCCTGGCAACGTGGCTTATGTCCTGATAACGGTTACCTGCAATTCTGGAGGCGGACAGCCGGTATCGCTTAAGAATATCAGGGAAGTCGCGCAGATTGCCCGCAAATATAAATGTAAGCTCTTTATCGACGCGGCGCGCTTTGCCGAGAATGCCTATTTCATAAAACAGCGTGAACAGGGTCATCAAAATAAATCCATCGGGCAAATCGTGCGCGAAATGTTCTCCTATGCGGACGGCTGCACGATGAGCGCCAAGAAAGACGCCATTGTCAATATGGGCGGATTCATCGGGGTCAGGGATAAAGCGCTTTACCAGAAACTCGTTCCCCTGGGTGTCCTTCTGGAAGGATTCCCCACCTATGGAGGGATGAACGGGCGCGACATGGAAGCTTTGGCAATCGGCCTTTACGAAGGCACCGAGGAAGAATACCTGCGCTACAGGACAGGGCAGGTGGCGTATCTGGGAGGTGAAATGAAGAAAGCCGGAATTCCGGTTGTGGTGCCTTTCGGCGGGCATGCCATTTATATCGATGCCAAGAAATTCCTGCCGCATATTAAAAGGGAAAACTTCCCGGGCCATGCGTTAACCATCGAGCTTTATATCGAAGGCGGCATCCGGGCTGTGGAAATCGGCGCTCTTCTGGCCGGGCGCGACCCCGACACAAAGGAAAATATCTTTCCGGAACTGGAATTGGTTAGGTTAGCCATCCCGCGCCGTGTCTATATGAAAGAACACCTGGATTACGTTATCGAATGCGCTAAGAATATCTGGAAACGCCGTAAGAAGATTAAGGGCGTAACTTTTAAATTCGAATCGCCCATTATGAGGCATTTCCAGTCAACATTTAAACGATTATAGAAAGGGATTATCCGATGAACAGAAAAGTTGTAATCACACATGCCAAGCGGACCCCGATAGGCAAATTCCTGGGAATGTTTTCCGAAACCACGGCGGTTGATTTAGGCGTCTCCGTTACCAAATCGCTTTTCAAAGAATCCGGTCTTAAGCCGGACAAAGTGGACGAACTGATTTTCGGCAATGCCCGTCAGGCAGGCAACCGCCCTAATCCGGGCCGGCAGATTGCGTATTTTTCCGGGATGCCGCAAGAAAAACCCGGCTATACGGTCAATAAGGCCTGCGGCTCAAGCTTAAAATCAATCGTCCTGGCATACCAATCGATTACCTTGGGCGACGCGGATATCATCGTTGCCGGCGGGACGGAAAATATGACGATGGTCCCGTTTATGCTTCCCAAATTCCGCGCGGGATACAGGCTCGGCAATGACAAAGTGGTTGACGGGATGTACCACGACGGATTGCTTTGCCCGCTGTGCAATTTGGTGATGGGTGCAACTGCGGAAAACCTGGTTGTCCAATATAAAGTTTCCCGCGAGGAACAGGATAAATACGCCCTGGCTAGCCAGCATAAATGCGAGAAGGCCATCAAGGGAAACAGGTTCAAGGAAGAAATCGCCCCGGTAGAAATCAAGACAAAAAAAGGCACTATCCTGGCGGAAAAAGATGAAAACCCGCGCGAAGGGGCGACGCTCGAATCCCTTGCCAAGCTTAAACCGGTATTCAAGAAAGAAGAAGAAGGCGGAACGGTCCATCCGGGAAACGCCTGCGGGATAGCAGACAGCGCCGCGGCGGTTCTGGTCATGGCGGAAGATGTTGCCAATAAGCTTGGGTTTAAACCCATGGCTTATATCAATGGTTATGTCAGCGTGGGGGTTGACCCTGCGTATATGGGAATCGCGCCGGTTTCGGCTATCAAGAAACTGGAAGCCAAAACAGGCGAAAAGCTCAACGATTTTGACTTGATAGAATTGAACGAGGCCTTTGCCGCACAGGTAATCGCCGCGGACAGGGAACTCAAACTCCCGATGGACATAGTTAATGTAAACGGCGGTTCGATAGCGCTGGGACACCCCATCGGCGCGACCGGCTGCCGGTTTGTCGTGACATTACTCCATGAGATGCAGAAACGCAATGCCAAAAAAGGGTTGGCGACCCTTTGTATGAGCGGCGGCATGGGCATGGCAGTAAGTTTTACCCGTAAATAATATTCCGTTCTCAGACAAGCTAGATATTTCGCTTGACAAAAGCGTCTAGTTTCATTATATTACCGAATAGTGGGACTATGGGCAGTAACAGGAATTTATCATGATGTCAGGTTCAAGACTTTATTTATATTTATCGGTGCTTTTAACATTAGCCCTGTGTATCGGGGCTAAATGCGACTGGACCAAGGATAAAAAGGAAGATGCCGTCCAGCCAACCACCGGAAGCAGCGGTGAACCAGAGGACATAGATACCTGGCAAAACCAATCCATTGACTCCTCCGGCTCGGAAGGCGCTTTTCCTTCTATGGCCGTTGACCATAACGGCAAAATCCATATCAGCTATCTGGATAACACCAACAGCGACCTGAAATATGCCACTAATCTTTCCGGTACATGGTTCAGCACGACCATCGACTCCACCGGCAGCGTCGGCGCGTATTCATCGCTTGCCATAGACACTAATAATAACGCCCATGTTGCCTATTATGATGTCATCAACCGCGACCTTAAATATGCCACCAACCAAACTGGCGCCTGGGTACGCACCACGCTGGATTCCGCCGGCATGGTCGGCGCCTGGTGTTCGCTCGCACTGGACGGCAATAACAAAAGCCATATCAGTTATGCGGACGAAACCAACGGAGACCTGAAATACGCCACCAATATTTCCGGCACATGGGCAACCTATACGATAGATTCTCCCGGCGTGGTCGGGATAAAAACATCCATCGCCGTGGATGGAAACAACAAAGCCCACATCGCCTATTACGATGCCACTAATAAATCCGTGAAATACGCGACTAATTCAAGCGGAAACTGGCTGGCAAGCACCGTTGCTTCCGCATCAAACTCAACAATCTCCATCAAAGTAGGGACTAACAATAAAGCTTATATTGCTTACGATAACAGCCTCACCAAATCATTAAAATGCGCGACCAATGCCGAAGGGGAAAACTGGGTAATAACGACGATAGATGAAAACGCGGCGATTCCATCCCTTACCATTGATTCCCAAAACAAGCTTTATGTAAGTTATTATGATTTAACCAATAACTGCCTTAAGTATGCAACAAATGCCGGGGGTGGCGGCTGGGTTGTTTCAACCATCGACAGCAACTATCACGCAGGGGAGTTTTCATCAATCGGGATTGGCGCCGATAACACCGTATCTATCGCATATTACGACGCTAATAACCAAGACCTAAAATACGCGACTACCAGCCAGGAAACTCTGCCTGAAGTAACGGTTCCAACCGCGCCTAGCCCGCCAAGCAGCTTGACTGCAACGGTCGTATCTTCTTTCCGCATAGATATTAACTGGACGGATAACGCCAACAACGAAACAGGATTTACACTGGAACGCAAGATCGGTGCGGGCGGTACCTATCAGGCTATCGCAACGCCCGGAGTGGACACCGTAACTTACGCCGACAGCAGTTTAACCGAGGGAACCAGGTATTATTACCGTATTAAAGCACTTAACAGCGTGGGCTCCAGCAGTTATTCAGCAGAGACCAATGCACTGACCATTCTTAATTCACCTTCCAATCTGCAGGCAACGGTTATCTCCTCAACACGGATTGCCCTTGCCTGGGCAGATAATTCAGGAGGGGAAACCGGATATAAGATCGAACGCAAGACCGGTGCCGGCGGCACATACGGGCAAATCACATCGGTCGGGGCTAACGTCATGGCGTATTCGGATAACAGCGTGGTGGACGGCGAAATTTATTATTACCGCGTGAGGGCTTATAACGCCGACGGCAACAGCATTTATTCTGGTGAAACCAATTCACCCGTTTCGCTTAACGCGCCAACTGCTTTAACGGCCAGCACTATTTCGGCAACACAAATAAACCTCAGCTGGAACGATAATTCCAAGAACGAAACAGGTTATAAGATTGAGCGTAAAATCGGCACGGGCGGAATTTATGCATTGATTACAACCACCATGGCAAGCGTTATTTCTTATTCCAATACGGCACTGGTGGACGGGACGGTTTATTATTACAAAATCAAGGCCACTAATGCCAACGGCGACAGCTCTTATTCCGGAGAAGCCAACACGGCTACCATACTCGCCCAGCCGACAGGCCTGACCGCTGTGGCTGTTTCTGCCACGCAGATTAATCTCGGCTGGTCGGATAATTCCAATAGTGAACTGAACTACAAGATTGAACGCAAGACCGGTGCCGGCGGCACATACGGCGAAATCGCTTCGGTCGGGGCCGATATTACATCTTACCCTGATAGCGGCTTGACTGAAGGAACTCTTTATTTTTACAGGGTAAAAACATCCAACGCCCTTGGAGATTCGGCTTATTCGGGAGAAGTTTCTGCTTTGAGCACTATGGGACCGCCTTCCCTGCTCCAGGCAACGGTTATCTCTTCAACACGGATTAACCTTACCTGGAACGATAATACCAATACCGAAACAGGTTATAAAGTGGAACGCAAAACCGGAGCGCTCGGCGCTTACGGAGAAATCACCTCTCTCGGTGTTGACACCGAAGCATACCAGGATAATACCGTGGTGGATGGCGCGACTTATTACTACCGCGTGCGCGCTTATAACGCCGACGGTGAGAGCTCCTATTCCAACGAAGCCAGCCCGGCTATCCCGCTCAACGCCCCGACCGTTTTAACCGCCAACACAACCTCGTCTACCCAGATAAATTTGGGGTGGACGGATAATTCCCTGAATGAAACTAATTTTAAGGTCGAACGCAAGACCGGTGCGGGCGGCACTTACGGCGAAATTGTTTCTCTCGGAGCTAACACCACGTCCTACCCGAATATCGGCCTGGTAGACGGAACACTTTATTATTACAAAGTCAAAGCAACTAACGCCAGCGGCGAGAGTTCCTATTCCAACGAGGCGTTTGCGGTCACCGTTCTTAACCCGCCGACATCTTTACAGGGCAATGCCGTATCTTATTCCCAGGTCAATCTCAACTGGAACGACAACTCCGGCAGCGAAACCGGCTATAAGATCGAACGCAAGGCCGGGGCAGGCGGCACTTATAACCAAATAACCACCACTAACGCCAACGCTACTTCATATCCCGACACAGGCTTGACGGACGGGATTACCTATTATTACAAAGCCCGGGCAACCAATACCAATACCGACAGCGTTTATTGCGATGAAATCAGCGTGGCTATGCTTCTTTCTCCGCCGACCGGATTAAGCGCGACAGCCGCCTCGGCAACACAAATCAATATCGGCTGGCTCGATAATTCAAACAGTGAAACGAGCTACAAGATTGAGCGTAAAACCGGCGCGGGCGGCGCTTATGAAGAAGTCGCTTCGGTCGGGGCCAATATCACCTCTTATCCTGATACGGGTTTGACAGAAGGAACGCTTTATTACTACCGCGTCCGGGCTTCCAATGCCATAGGCAACAGCGCTTATTCAGGCGAAGCCAATGCCACCACTCCACTCAATCCGCCGACCGCTTTAACTACCACGGTTCTTTCTTCATCGCAGGTAAGATTGAACTGGGAAGATAATTCAAATAGCGAACTAGGATATAAGATAGAGCGTAAAACCGGCCTAGGCGGCATTTACGGCGATATCGGATTGGCCTCTATTGACATTACTGTCTTTACCAATACCGGAACGTCGCCGGAAACCATTTATTATTACCGCATCAAGGCTTATAACGCCAATACGGAAAGCAACTACAGCAACGAAGTCAGCGCGGCGACATCACTCGGCACGCCGACCGGGTTGGCAACGACCCCGCTTTCGCAAACCAGCATACGAATTAACTGGTCGGATAATTCCGATAACGAAAGCGAATACTGGATTGAACGTTCGTCTACCGGAGGAGGAATCAACTTCAGCCAAATTGCTACTGTTACGGCAAGCACCAGTATCTATAATGATACCGGACTTACCGCAAACACCACTTATTATTACCGTGTCAGGGGTTATAGCGTAGTTTTCGGAATCAGCGCTTATTCCGGTGAGGCATCCGGAACGACATGGGATAACCCGCCAGCGGCCCCGACAAACCTGATTGCTAAAGGACAGGCATTACAAATCGTTATCACCTGGACGGATAACGCCAATAATGAAACAGGATTCAAAATAGAACGCGGACCGGACGGAACAAACTTTAACCAGATTGATACGACCGGCGCAAATATTACTGCTTATACTGACGCTCCTCTTGCGCTTTTCACCACCTATTATTACCGGGTCCGTTCATATAATATCGGAGGGAACAGCACCTATTCCAATGTCATTTCCGCCACAACGAAAGCCGGTTATCTGGGCACCGGGGCGGACGGGGCGCTTAATGTCCCTGCCGGAAACACATTTAATATAAACACCCAGACTAACGGTGTAAACGGACGTGCCCAGCCTGATGGGTGGTGCTCGCGTATTTCTTCTCTTACCGCCAATACGGCTGTTTTAAATACCGTCCCGCCTGTCGGAACGTTTGTTGCTAACGATGAGGTTATCATTATCTCGGTGAAAGGAACAGTTTCTTCCACCAATATCGGCAATTACGAATTTATGCGCGTCCAATCAGTTGCCGGTAATGTTATTACATTCGATGATAATAAAATCAAATTCTATGGTGAAACTGCCGGGCAGGATAACAATCTCGCTACCTCGCAATATGTTATGCTCCAGAGGGTGCCTAATTACACCAATGTCACGGTTAATTGGACCGGCACATTAACCTGTGAAAACTGGAATGGCATAACCGGCGGAGTGGTGGCGTTCAGGGCAAACGGAACTGTGTCGGTTGGCTCAACAAGGGTTCCGGTTCAACCAAATATAACGGCATCAATTACGGCTTCCGGCAAAGGTCATCGCGGCGGAACAGGCACTGATTATGATAGTGATGCTCCGGCTGGAGAAACCTATTGCGGGGGGCTATATAATTCAGGAGGCAATGCTAATGGAGGTGTAATTGTAACTCCTGCTCCAGGAGGCGGTGGAGGCGGTGGTGGTGCCACAACTTGGGAGGGCGACGGAGCCCGTGCATCTAACGGAACCACTGGTCCGGCAGGTGGAGGTGGCGGTGCCGCTTATACCTCTTGGGGAGCTTGGCCTGATCCATCATTTGGAGGAGGCGGAGGCGGGGGTGGTTATGGATCTGTCGGATTAGGCGGGTTGGGATTTGCTGCCGGTTCTGATGGAGCGGGAGTAACCGGAGGGAATGGGGGCAGCTCAGACCTACAATCATGGATAACCGATGGCGGAGGCGGTGGCGGCGGCGGAACTTACGGTAATTCAGCCCAATTAAACAGCAAAATTTATTTTGGCGCTGGCGGCGGGGCCGGAGGAGGTGCGGGTGACGCTGATACAGATACTTCTCTCAATGGCGGTTCAGGCGGCAAAGGCGGCGGGTTTGTTTATATCACCGCCAACACTCTCAATGTTTTCTATAATTTTGACGGGGCTAATTCTGATTCTGGTTATATAATCGCTAATGGCGGCGATGGCGAATCAGTCGATTTTCTTAACTTCTCAACTCCCGGTGGCGGCGGCGGTGGAGCAGGTGGCTCGGTTGTCATTAAAGCTAATTCTATAATCAATCAACATGCCAATGGAATTACAGCAAAACCGGGGGCAGGCGGCACGAGTAATGGCGGATATAATGGAAGTAACGGCGGTGGCGGCAGGACTTATGCTGAGTATAATATTGCGCCGGCTAATCTACCCACTCCCAATTATGCATTCGGTGGTGCTCCTCAGAACTAACCTTTAAGATTTGGCTTTCCCGTCAAAAATTTTCTTTTCTTCTCCTGTCAGGTAATCCACAAAAAGAACGCCGTTGAGATGGTCTGTTTCGTGCTGAATCACGCGGGAAAGATTTTCCTGTATGTTTTTGTCTTCGCTAACCGGAACCAAGCCGGTATCTATCTCTATCTTTTGCCCGTCCAGGTTAAGGGCTTCGCATAAGATTCGTTTATGGCGCGGAACCTTTGCGCTAAATCCCGGAACGCTCAAACACCCTTCTTCTTCGCAAAGCTTGCCTGACTTTTTGGTTATCTTAGGATTAACCAAAACCAGCTCGCCCTCGGGCTTTTTGGAAAGGTTTATCACGACCATTCTTAAAGGTCTCCCGACCTGGGTGGCGGCAAGCCCTATCCCGTTTTCCTTATACATCAAATCCAGCATTTTCCTGGCAAGCTGTTTCAAGTCCTTATTGATTTCTTTGACATCCTGCGCTTTCCTGCGCAGTTTGTGGTCGGGATATTTTAATATAGTGAGTTTCATCTCATTTCCTTGGGGATTATTTTACTAAACTCTTATTGTTTTGCCAATAAAATTTTTATTATATATAATAGCTCCATGAAAGAACTTGCCTATATCAAATGGGTTCAAAGGCAATTGAAATCATCCCCCGAAATAACCATTCCTTCAGGCGATGATTGCGCCGGAATAAAAATTGACGGGAACAAAACTGCCTTAATTACTACCGATGTAGTTGTCGAAGGGATTGATTTCCGTCTCGGGACAACCGGGGCAACAGCTTTTAAGGTTGGTTATAAGGCGCTGGCTGTTTCGATTTCTGATATCGCGGCCATGGGCGGCGCGGATAAGCTTTATGCAGTCGCCACCATGGCCCTGCGCAAAGAATTAAGCAACCGCTTTGCCAAAGAGTTATTCCACGGGATGAAAACACTTGCCCGGAAGTTTAATATACCTATCATCGGCGGAGATATTTCTTCCGTAAAAGGGCCAATCAGCATAAGTACCACCCTATTAGGAATAGCCAAGAGCAAGAATATCCTAAAGCGCGCGGGCGCCAAGGAAAATGATGCCATTATGGTAACCGGAAAACTAGGCGGCTCGATTCTTGGAAAGCACCTTGGCTTTATTCCCCGCCTGGATGAGTCGCGCATCCTTAAAAACAATTATCGCATCAATTCCATGATAGATTTAAGCGACGGATTATTAATGGATTTGGATCATATCCTTAATCCAAGCGGAAAAAGCGCGATATTGTGGGAAAATAATATCCCGATATCGGATGATGCGCGTAAATTAAGCAGGAAAGATAAAACTCCCCCTCTCCACCACGCCTTAACAGATGGAGAGGATTTTGAATTGCTGTTTACTCTGCCGATAAACGAGGCTTACAAAATAGCCAAAGATAATCCTTTAAAAGCACCGGTTTCCTTTATCGGTATTATATGCAAGGGCAAAGGAATCAATTTATTGACCGAACAGGGCAAAATAAAGAAACTTATCCCCAAAGGATATGAACACTGGTAATATGGAACAAACAAAGCAACCTCAACGAAAACTAATGCGGTTAAAACATTATGATTATTCTCAAGCTGGTGGGTATTTTGTAACAATATGCGCACAGAACAGACAGATGATATTAGAACCGGACGAAATACAAAAAGTCATCCAACAATATTGGGACAAATTACCGGAGAAATACGCAGAGGTTGAAGCCGACCAATTCATCATTATGCCTAATCATATTCATGGCATTCTATTCATTGTAGGGGCGGTTCACGAACCGCCTAAATATAATAAGGCAATTCATGAATTGCCCCTACAGCAACGCCGCCAAATGGTCTTGCCTAAAATCATCGGTTATTTCAAAATGAATACGGCAAAACATATTAACAGAATCAGAAACACGCCCGGTTTTCCTCTATGGCAACGGAATTATTACGAGCATATCATTCGCAATGAAAACGAATTAACGAGAATTCGTGAATATATCATCAATAACCCGCTGAAATGGCACTTTGACAGGGAGAATCCTGAGCGGGTGTCCAACAAGCAGTATGAAGAAGGCTTGAAATGGTTAGAAGGAAACTAATCTCTAACAGCGTCAAAGAAACCGTGGCTTTTGGGGCGCGCCTCGGTAAAAAACTCAAAGCCGGGGATATTGTGGCGCTTTCCGGCATTTTCGGCGC
This is a stretch of genomic DNA from Planctomycetota bacterium. It encodes these proteins:
- a CDS encoding fibronectin type III domain-containing protein, translated to MMSGSRLYLYLSVLLTLALCIGAKCDWTKDKKEDAVQPTTGSSGEPEDIDTWQNQSIDSSGSEGAFPSMAVDHNGKIHISYLDNTNSDLKYATNLSGTWFSTTIDSTGSVGAYSSLAIDTNNNAHVAYYDVINRDLKYATNQTGAWVRTTLDSAGMVGAWCSLALDGNNKSHISYADETNGDLKYATNISGTWATYTIDSPGVVGIKTSIAVDGNNKAHIAYYDATNKSVKYATNSSGNWLASTVASASNSTISIKVGTNNKAYIAYDNSLTKSLKCATNAEGENWVITTIDENAAIPSLTIDSQNKLYVSYYDLTNNCLKYATNAGGGGWVVSTIDSNYHAGEFSSIGIGADNTVSIAYYDANNQDLKYATTSQETLPEVTVPTAPSPPSSLTATVVSSFRIDINWTDNANNETGFTLERKIGAGGTYQAIATPGVDTVTYADSSLTEGTRYYYRIKALNSVGSSSYSAETNALTILNSPSNLQATVISSTRIALAWADNSGGETGYKIERKTGAGGTYGQITSVGANVMAYSDNSVVDGEIYYYRVRAYNADGNSIYSGETNSPVSLNAPTALTASTISATQINLSWNDNSKNETGYKIERKIGTGGIYALITTTMASVISYSNTALVDGTVYYYKIKATNANGDSSYSGEANTATILAQPTGLTAVAVSATQINLGWSDNSNSELNYKIERKTGAGGTYGEIASVGADITSYPDSGLTEGTLYFYRVKTSNALGDSAYSGEVSALSTMGPPSLLQATVISSTRINLTWNDNTNTETGYKVERKTGALGAYGEITSLGVDTEAYQDNTVVDGATYYYRVRAYNADGESSYSNEASPAIPLNAPTVLTANTTSSTQINLGWTDNSLNETNFKVERKTGAGGTYGEIVSLGANTTSYPNIGLVDGTLYYYKVKATNASGESSYSNEAFAVTVLNPPTSLQGNAVSYSQVNLNWNDNSGSETGYKIERKAGAGGTYNQITTTNANATSYPDTGLTDGITYYYKARATNTNTDSVYCDEISVAMLLSPPTGLSATAASATQINIGWLDNSNSETSYKIERKTGAGGAYEEVASVGANITSYPDTGLTEGTLYYYRVRASNAIGNSAYSGEANATTPLNPPTALTTTVLSSSQVRLNWEDNSNSELGYKIERKTGLGGIYGDIGLASIDITVFTNTGTSPETIYYYRIKAYNANTESNYSNEVSAATSLGTPTGLATTPLSQTSIRINWSDNSDNESEYWIERSSTGGGINFSQIATVTASTSIYNDTGLTANTTYYYRVRGYSVVFGISAYSGEASGTTWDNPPAAPTNLIAKGQALQIVITWTDNANNETGFKIERGPDGTNFNQIDTTGANITAYTDAPLALFTTYYYRVRSYNIGGNSTYSNVISATTKAGYLGTGADGALNVPAGNTFNINTQTNGVNGRAQPDGWCSRISSLTANTAVLNTVPPVGTFVANDEVIIISVKGTVSSTNIGNYEFMRVQSVAGNVITFDDNKIKFYGETAGQDNNLATSQYVMLQRVPNYTNVTVNWTGTLTCENWNGITGGVVAFRANGTVSVGSTRVPVQPNITASITASGKGHRGGTGTDYDSDAPAGETYCGGLYNSGGNANGGVIVTPAPGGGGGGGGATTWEGDGARASNGTTGPAGGGGGAAYTSWGAWPDPSFGGGGGGGGYGSVGLGGLGFAAGSDGAGVTGGNGGSSDLQSWITDGGGGGGGGTYGNSAQLNSKIYFGAGGGAGGGAGDADTDTSLNGGSGGKGGGFVYITANTLNVFYNFDGANSDSGYIIANGGDGESVDFLNFSTPGGGGGGAGGSVVIKANSIINQHANGITAKPGAGGTSNGGYNGSNGGGGRTYAEYNIAPANLPTPNYAFGGAPQN
- the def gene encoding peptide deformylase, translating into MKLTILKYPDHKLRRKAQDVKEINKDLKQLARKMLDLMYKENGIGLAATQVGRPLRMVVINLSKKPEGELVLVNPKITKKSGKLCEEEGCLSVPGFSAKVPRHKRILCEALNLDGQKIEIDTGLVPVSEDKNIQENLSRVIQHETDHLNGVLFVDYLTGEEKKIFDGKAKS
- a CDS encoding thiamine-monophosphate kinase, encoding MKELAYIKWVQRQLKSSPEITIPSGDDCAGIKIDGNKTALITTDVVVEGIDFRLGTTGATAFKVGYKALAVSISDIAAMGGADKLYAVATMALRKELSNRFAKELFHGMKTLARKFNIPIIGGDISSVKGPISISTTLLGIAKSKNILKRAGAKENDAIMVTGKLGGSILGKHLGFIPRLDESRILKNNYRINSMIDLSDGLLMDLDHILNPSGKSAILWENNIPISDDARKLSRKDKTPPLHHALTDGEDFELLFTLPINEAYKIAKDNPLKAPVSFIGIICKGKGINLLTEQGKIKKLIPKGYEHW